Proteins co-encoded in one Salvia splendens isolate huo1 chromosome 4, SspV2, whole genome shotgun sequence genomic window:
- the LOC121800875 gene encoding uncharacterized protein LOC121800875: MEPLTTPNPDKFSKKLGLIYKGSIINGKIWIFVEEGANFEVGDDSEQLLHGRLTCPRLPTPIEISAVYAKFTRGERLALWDKIRDITQMLEGRPWFIREDFHTILSTRDRTGSDTNRKVEMVNFAEAIEDCRFLDPGFDGSDYTWAKNGLMERLDRVLNAEQPGGGRAFRFQNMWVRHEGFADMVRGDWMAPTEATGLLNLKIKLARIKQTFKWWNREVFGNIHANLKACEKNIVVAQSEFEGDPSARNRMEINKQIAEYVLLLKMEEDFWRQKAALRWLEEGDKNTRFYQSWVKQKRIRLRIHKINANGKELTDDLEIRDSAVEFYQNLLVPTYPE, encoded by the exons atggagccgcttacaACCCCTAACCCGGACAAATTCTCAAAGAAATTGGGGCTGATCTACAAGGGGTCAATTATCaacgggaagatttggattTTTGTAGAGGAAGGAGCTAACTTCGAAGTTGGGGATGACTCGGAACAGTTGCTCCATGGGCGGCTCACTTGCCCGCGGCTACCAACACCTATTGAGATCTCGGCTGTATATGCTAAGTTTACGAGAGGGGAGCGGCTTGCACTGTGGGACAAGATTAGAGACATCACCCAAATGTTGGAAGGGAGGCCTTGGTTCATTAGAGAGGACTTCCACACCATCCTCTCCACTCGCGATAGGACGGGAAGTGACACCAATCGGAAAGTGGAGATGGTTAACTTCGCCGAGGCAATAGAGGATTGCCGATTCTTGGATCCGGGCTTTGATGGCTCGGACTACACCTGGGCAAAGAATGGCCTCATGGAAAGATTGGATAGAGTGCTA AATGCCGAACAACCTGGGGGTGGAAGagcgttccggttccaaaacatgtgggtgcGGCATGAGGGGTTTGCTGATATGGTGCGAGGAGATTGGATGGCTCCCACGGAGGCTACAGGCCTACTCAACTTAAAGATCAAATTAGCAAGGATTAAACAGACATTCAAATGGTGGAACAGAGAGGTTTTCGGGAATATCCACGCCAACCTCAAAGCCTGTGAAAAGAATATTGTCGTGGCTCAATCTGAGTTCGAGGGAGACCCCTCGGCCCGGAACAGAATGGAGATAAACAAACAAATAGCTGAGTACGTCCTTCTTCTCAAGATGGAAGAAGACTTCTGGCGCCAGAAAGCGGCTCTCCGTTGGCTGGAAGAGGGTGATAAAAACACTAGgttctaccaaagttgggtgaagcaaAAGAGAATTCGGTTGCGAATCCACAAGATTAATGCTAATGGGAAGGAGCTCACGGATGACCTTGAAATCAGAGACTCGGCGGTCGAGTTCTATCAAAACCTCCTTGTGCCAACTTACCCGGAGTAG